A stretch of Deltaproteobacteria bacterium DNA encodes these proteins:
- a CDS encoding type II toxin-antitoxin system RelE/ParE family toxin yields MSSPYEIVLDRGAIMDLKKLAKSQPKIIKQIELKIDALAHDPYLGKALHGDKKGIYSLRHGDYRILYECYHEKRTVLVITIGDRKEVYA; encoded by the coding sequence GTGTCCTCTCCTTATGAGATTGTTCTTGATCGTGGTGCGATCATGGATCTCAAGAAGCTTGCCAAGTCTCAGCCAAAGATTATAAAACAGATCGAGCTAAAAATAGACGCGTTGGCACATGACCCTTATCTAGGCAAGGCCCTGCATGGAGATAAGAAGGGAATTTATTCGCTTCGTCATGGCGACTACCGCATCCTTTATGAATGTTATCATGAAAAAAGAACGGTACTGGTGATCACCATTGGAGATCGGAAAGAAGTGTATGCTTGA
- the rplS gene encoding 50S ribosomal protein L19: protein MNLMDKIRQEGLKKGLPEFRPGDTVRVHCKIKEGEKERIQVFEGVVLARKGHGREATFTVRKVSYGVGVERIFPLHSPLVQRIEVMTQGKVRRAKLYYLRDRSGRKARIKEKEGPIASGVVEGSPSEGS, encoded by the coding sequence ATGAATTTGATGGATAAAATTCGCCAGGAGGGGCTTAAAAAAGGGCTCCCGGAGTTTCGACCTGGAGACACGGTTCGCGTCCACTGCAAGATCAAAGAGGGGGAGAAGGAGAGGATCCAGGTCTTTGAGGGTGTTGTTCTCGCGCGAAAGGGACATGGCCGGGAGGCAACATTTACCGTCAGAAAGGTTTCTTATGGAGTTGGTGTGGAGAGGATCTTCCCGCTCCACTCTCCTCTTGTTCAAAGGATTGAAGTGATGACCCAGGGAAAGGTTCGTCGAGCAAAACTTTATTATTTAAGAGACCGCTCAGGACGTAAGGCAAGAATTAAGGAAAAAGAGGGTCCCATTGCATCAGGCGTCGTGGAAGGCTCTCCTTCAGAAGGATCTTGA
- a CDS encoding ribonuclease HII: MHQASWKALLQKDLEYYAHGWLRIAGVDEVGRGCLAGPVFAAAVVLPKEADLPGVNDSKKLTPAKREFLAPQIMEQAIAWSVASLSSDEIDRINIHQASLRAMEKAVVTLKSQPEYLLIDGRHPLLVGCPQESLVHGDARSRVIAAASILAKVSRDQWMREIAKQYPQYGFEKHKGYGTLQHREAIRNYGLTPIHRKTFNVS; the protein is encoded by the coding sequence TTGCATCAGGCGTCGTGGAAGGCTCTCCTTCAGAAGGATCTTGAGTATTACGCCCACGGCTGGCTACGGATTGCGGGTGTTGATGAGGTGGGGCGCGGTTGTCTTGCCGGCCCTGTCTTTGCCGCGGCTGTCGTTCTGCCAAAAGAGGCCGATCTCCCCGGAGTGAATGATTCCAAAAAATTGACACCGGCCAAAAGGGAGTTTTTAGCTCCGCAGATTATGGAACAGGCGATCGCCTGGTCGGTTGCCTCTCTCTCCTCCGACGAGATCGATCGGATCAACATTCATCAGGCCTCTCTTCGTGCCATGGAGAAGGCCGTTGTCACCTTGAAAAGTCAGCCCGAGTATCTTTTAATTGATGGGCGTCATCCACTTCTTGTTGGCTGTCCCCAGGAATCACTCGTACATGGGGATGCCAGAAGCCGTGTGATTGCCGCCGCCTCAATCCTTGCCAAGGTAAGCCGAGACCAGTGGATGAGGGAGATTGCAAAACAATATCCCCAATATGGTTTTGAAAAACACAAAGGATACGGGACCCTCCAACATCGGGAGGCGATCCGAAATTACGGACTCACTCCGATCCACCGCAAGACGTTCAATGTTTCTTGA